The Phoenix dactylifera cultivar Barhee BC4 unplaced genomic scaffold, palm_55x_up_171113_PBpolish2nd_filt_p 001963F, whole genome shotgun sequence DNA segment tgtctttacattattctattcttgaacttttctctgccgatgtcctcgaagaacggaccccgagcagaggagcgtctttagtcgcctcggcgcaaggacgcatacggtaccaggtacccgtttatttaatgtctttacattattctattcttgaacttttctctgctgatgtcctcgaagaacggatcccaagcagaggagcgtctttagtcgcctcggcgcaaggacgcatacggtaccaggtacccgtttatttaatgtcttacattattctattcttgaacttttctctgccgatgtcctcaaagaacggaccccgagcagaggagcgcctTTTGTCGCCTCGGCACAGGGACgctcacggtacaaggtacccatttatttaatgtttttacattatctattctgcttttggatttctctgccgacgtccccaaagaacggagttcgagcagagaagcgtcttcagtcgcctcggcgcaaggacgcacacggtacaaagtacccatttacttaacgttaatgtctctatatctattctattcttggatttctctgccgacatcctcaaagaacggagtccgagcagagaagcgtctttagtcgcctcggcgccaggacgcacacggtacaaggtacccatttgcttaatgtttctacattaatgtctatattgtctattctatttttggatttctctgccgacgtccccaaagaacggagtccgagtagagaagcgtcttcagtcgcctaggcgcaaggacgcacacgatataaggtacccatttatttaatgtttctacattatctattctgttcttggatttttctctgccgatgtcctcaaagaacggacaccgagcagaggagcgtcttcaatcgcctcggcgaagGAGTGCTCATGACACCAGCACATTATTATACTAAGTCCGGTGAATtcccgtcacgagctgacgagcaTTCGACCCATTCGTTGGAAACGAATCTGGTCCGCCCCGGCAACGCGAGGATCGAAGTTCACTAACTTCGCAAAAATTTTAAGTCCTAGAGACCGCCTTAGGGCTCGGTCGAATTCTGGACTGAGCTCGGgaagactctccgagcccaaatccttggtataagcacaagcgttgctataccactggttgaaggaccgagcaatggagctcggcaagccaaacttaaactcaaaccctgtggcgggtaaagctcaggccctagagcccatatcctcggaacctaaaacagatccgagcagagaaacttggaCTACGATAGACGAgtttccagaaaaaaaaaatgtatattcatttcaaaaaggcccgtaggctaagtacaaaattcgggttcggcccttacaagtacgggaggccatcccgactttacaaaacaaaacaaaattacACTCTAAGGCCCGAGCCCGACCACTTCGGCTTCGGCAGTGTCGGGAGCGGCGGGCTCAGCAGTCGGGACCTCCTCGGCCTCGGCAGCGATGGGAGTAGCCTCGGGGGCGGCTTCGGTCGCCTCAGCCTCCGGAGCATCCGCCTCCGCATCCGGCCTTTCGACCCCTGCTCTCGGTTGGAGCAAGTTCACGTCAAAATCCGGGAAGAGCCGCCGCAATTGattgcggaaatcccggaagccctggatcagcccattcacgccctcctcttccaggaggtcgcggaactcctccgactcgcgaaAGAGCGCCACCGCGCTCTgagcttgctcccgagcctcgagctcccgagcctcgtggtaggTGGCCTTCTTCTCGAGGGTTTTTATTTCCCGCTCGAGCTCCGaatgtcggaggcgggcattccccacctcctgctcgcgggaggccagcGCCTGCTCGACTTCGGCCAATCGAGCCTCAGCAGCGTGCAGCTCGGACCTCGCCAACGCATGCGCGCCCTTTtcctcatcgagctcggcggtaAGGGCTCGAATTCTTCCCTCGGATGCTCCGACCTTTTCTTGGAGCACCTGTcgttcggcctcagaggcctgGTACTTCGCTTCGGAGGCCTGGTACTTCGCCTCGGCGGCCGTGTACCTCATCTGGGCCTCGTCATACccgcgctggcacctccgggccttctcccggtattcttgtactaggtgcatcagcatctccgtctcgtgcaaatgctgtaaaagagacgaaaagaaaaacataaggcgcCACTAGTAGAAAATCTATACAGATTACACAGGTGGAGaattttacttacccggacggcgttgcagcgggtaaagtccatgaaagcattatagctcatggactgcatcatggcccggtcggctgggagcagcgcgacccggaatATCTCAAGCGCTACtcgagggttttcgagggctgaatcACCCTCGAACACCGACCAGGTGGGTGCAAGGGGCACCCGTTCCACCGAGCCCGATGGGCCCGGGaggccagcatcggctggcctaggcggagccgaccccgaggctccctgactgctccccggctcggagctagggggctggggtcgcacaagcggccgatctgaccgccgcacaactatggcggggcgtgcaagcacgggacccgcagaactcctcccctggtcggcaactgaagcgtcctgccgaccaggaatctGCGTCAAGGGCGCCGGGCATGGGGGCGCCATCGAGGCTCctctggagcccgagcccccggaatccgcgccctccctccgaccagcttcggggcgcgcgggctgagaaggacccgcctcggagtgagcggggcgagaaggacccGTCTCGGAGTGagcggggcgagaaggacccgcctcggccactgCTGCCGCCGGAGGCGCCGGGGTCGCCGGGGTCGCCGAGGCCTTctgcttcttcctcggctcggtgggctcgcccgagagctcggctgccctcttttggaagcgggcgtagaggacttcgcttttcgtcaccatctttgcgatatctgcaaaggcaaaaaggattagaacattagaacagtaaggaaataaatacaCCTTGAAATTACTCTTACCatggggacgcgccgagctcaagcccacgtttaccaaagcgtcctcacatatgaggccgttcagtaagatgccgtccccgaagctgcggatggcgtcgaggatcccctgctcacgtggagaaagtctggggggtttgttgatggacttgagctgagccggtccccaccgtgggtcaaacccccaggactgtgtagaaccaagaaagaagaatttctccttccagccatcaatggacgagggggcaccatgaaagagtggccgacccgcccgaagggcgatgtaaagccactccccgtctcccggattcgacttaaagataaaaagtcgccggaaaacgttgacagaggtcggaatcccctgcagtaaacacagtgacaggaagcccatcactgtcctccaggcattcggagtgagttgcgccgaAACCAACCGGCATACcgtcagcaactcattcacgaagccgtgaagaggaaatcggaggccggcccagagcgatTCCAGGTGcactccaatccggcctaccggaggatcggttatccgatcccttcgcctggcgggctccaaacggaacccctgaagagggaaaaaccactcttcggtcatttcgacctccaggatgctcatggtggactcgacCTCACTAGGAAGAGAACCcattgcaaaaaagaaaaagaaatcaaaaaagaaGGACGACCTGGGGAAAACGCCGGAGAATAGAACTTCGGACTGAGAGAGGCTGAGAGGAAGAAAGCTAgaagcagaaggcaatagaaagaggacagagggccaggggagagtttaaatagacctccccaacggcccggatcagcgagaAAAACGCTGTATCCTGTTTAGATGGCGACGcgtgtcggtccaaaagacagaacgacgcatttaattagggctagcgcttcggacgccgaagcgccccatcggatcgtgcggccccatcatgagcccacgacgcgaggacgcttcgcaaaaagtgtcccaataatgagacttttcgaaaaagaagagacgccgcctattaaaggcacctcaaagcgctcgataattcaaaatacgcaataaattaggattttCAGAATCCGTAATGACTCAACTGAAGCTACTTCCCACGCTCCAGCTgttagccaactggaactcggaagtcgggggtagtgttgggggaaaaaccccaagtcataccaccacggaggcgctcggccgaaaagcgccgaccagaaaggtgctcggccaaagagtgccgaccagagagcaccaaccagaggggtgctcggctagagagcgccaatccgaaaagatgctcggcccaagagtgccgaccggagcgccaagaggtgctcggaccaaccaacacgtcccaagtagggatgctcggctagaaagagccgaccagaagaacgccgaccagagaagcgctcgaactaggaagcgccgaccagagacagcgccaaatagaggcgctcggctagaaggtgctcgcccaaagggcgtcgaccagaagtactagaagcaaccccgccacagggcgcccctctgggcgaccagctcggctcggcacccttgccgagccgatgccttaactaatactcctccccgccaagctttctcgaaaggtccggcggctatacacgcgactctactatagcctgccactatctccaagccatcaaggcataagatctctgcaggtattcggcacgacctgccattaatgcatgagactccctcaagtctccgatgcacccagtcatttaatgagcacgacccaagacgatctccggatcactgaaccatcagagcgtatggctctccctgaccgccggttcattcggtaataaatgcacttatcatccacggaccccaggcccaccacagccggcggttcaaccactccaacaggtccgatcgaccgtgacaactccctgatttccggtccgattcggtcccgttctccactacgccattaatgggccaaatcgtgcccaattattacaaaagaggacaaacctcctgtcacccccaggtaacaaaaatccttctataaaaggaaatCTGGGGGGAAAAGGATGGGGGGCCGCCCGGACAGAACCCTCCTGGACCGGGTGAAAAGaagcaaacagcacagacacaatggaggatatcaccctcttcatcttcttcatcttatccaaatattcctactgtcttctccatatactctcttccttgctctctccacatatctgccccctttgacttaagcatcggagggccggcgccggggagcccggccaccggctttttgcaggacttacacccctccaggaggacgtcaccagtcggcgcgccgccgaccaccgtccctacagcgaagctcctccttccccggcttcgcggtagcccccgggtccaatttccagcaacacataAGACAATCTATTTCTAACATCTTAGATATCAAGTTCATTCTCCATGTTACAAGGGAAGAGAAGAGATATATTATGTGCAACAAAActtgtttttaaattttataaatagcAGAAAAACTAATATAGGTTTAAAAAAATCACTCAAACATAACATTTCTTCTCAATGCAAAATTCTTCTAaacttaaaggaaaaaaaattcggGCCTCGTGCCATCACAATGGTTCCCCGGCATCAATAGGGCTGGATCTGTAGATCTCCTTTGCAACTCGGCGCGATACAAACGTCTGTATGCAAGATATACAGTGACTACACGCTCAAATACACTGTCCTGTCGTCTAAATAAAACCGACTTCAAAATCCCAAAAGAGGGAAACCACTCTCCTTTTCCGCCCCCCATTTCGCCTTTTTCTCGCAAAAGAAATCAAAACCCCTCTCGCTTTGGCGCTCGAGGTCCTCGGCCACCGTGGGCGGAGGCCCAGACGGCGCGATCGGCCGGCACGCCGACGGCATTTCTTTCCCACTTTTCGCTCGATCCCTTCTTCGAACTGTTTGGAACTCGCGCTGGATTCGGGTTTTGGCTCTTTTCTGCCCTTTTTTCGAAGTCTAGGTCTCGAAATCCGCTTTATaatgttgttttcttttttttttttatcgttCCTGTCTTAGGCGGTAGTTTGCTTTTTCTGTCAAATTTGTTTGGGTTTTCGAGTTGGTTCTTGTGTTCTTTGTCAGGTACTTGATGTTCCTGGAATTGTTGGAAGATTAGGTTTGATTCAACGATTTATGGTATTGTTTTTGATTCTATGGGAGTTCGTATGTGGTAAATCTGCATTTCATTTTGTGGGTTTTGGTCGACCCTTTTTTGCTCATGGATTCTGTGATTTCTTGGACACAAATTTTGGTCCAAAGTTTTAGTTTTCTGGTCTTGCTTCCGGATTTTATAGTTTAACATTTCGTTTGTTTATTGAGTAAGGCTTTTCTTAAGGACTTATTTTGTCGCGAATTTATTTTTGTGAGGAAAGGATATGTTTTGGTTTCATGGTTGAATATTAGTTCTTTAACTATGAGAAATATTCTGTCTTTATGACTGAAATTTTTAGTTGTCGTTGTTATCTTTTTGTCATATTTTTTAGGTTATTTCCCAAAGAATTTTCGGAATTAGCAGAGCAGAACAATGTCTGCTTCCACCATTGCAGCAATGGCAGCAAATCCTGCTGCCAGTAACAATGCATCTTTGACCTTGGATTCAAACTCAAAGCCAAATGCTAGGAGAAGAACAGTGGTAGTTGtggagaagaaatcaagtgctgaTATCCTTGCTGATGGAGGAGCTAATGGGGTTAGCGAGGATAAGATTACTGTTAATGGGAAGGATCTGGCCCATACAATCAGAGGAGAATCTGTGCTTGAGATATCAAAAGACATGCCACAGTTGAAGAAAGGATTGATTGCTTCCTCCATTTCACCACGACGTAAGAAGCCTGTACCAAAGCCAATGAAACTGAAGTGGCAAACCATTCTTAGCATTCTCACAAAGAATTGCCTGCTTCTAGCAGCTCTATTATGGCTGGGGCAGACAGTTTGGAGATGGACTGATAGAATTGGAGACCATACTAACTCACCTTTTGTAGCTTTGGATTATGAGGGTCGGATTTCTGAAGTTGAGGCATCTTTAAAGAAAACAGCAAAGATGCTGCAGGTTCAGGTAGATCTTGTAGATGGAAAAATTGGAAGTGAGATTCATACCATGGCAAGGGAACTGAAAAAGCAACTTGAAGAGAAAGGGGCACTGTTGGAGAAGGAGTTGAAGAAGTTGGAAGCTAGGACTGATGGTTTAGACAAGTCTTTGACTGAATTCAAGGGCATGGGTCTCCGTTCGAGGGAAGAATTTGATAGCTTGTGGAGTGAGCTGAAGAACACTGGAAGGCTAGATGGTAGCGATAACAATGTTAATCTGGACGAAATTAGGGTTTTTGCTAGGGATCTTGTTAAGAAAGAGATGGAAAAACATGCAGCTGATGGTCTTGGGAGGGTTGATTATGCTTTAGCTTCTGGTGGAGCCAGGGTGGTCAGGCATTCAGAGCCCTACGGTTTTGGGAAAGCTAACGGTTGGTTTTCTGTTCCTAAAGGTCAAAACGTTGTTCATGCTAATGCTCACAAAATGCTGGAGCCGAGTTTCGGTGAGCCTGGTCAATGTTTTCCCTTGCAGGGAAGCAGTGGATTTGTTGAGATTAGGCTGAGATCAGGGATCATACCTGAGGCTGTCACGCTAGAGCATGTATCTAAGGTAAGTTTTTGCTCCAATTGTGTGTCACTTTTCCATACGGCTATATAGTTATTTTGAGGTATTTGGAACGTAAGCTTTTACTTGTTTCTTTCTAACTTAATCATATAACTATTTTTTGAAGATATGTGGCTCTCAAGTTTTACTTGGTTTCTTCTAACTGTTTCATATATAAAGTTTCCATTTCGGCCATTTCTCATCCGTTAGTtatataatatacatatataatttcgATTTCAACTATTTCTCCTATGTTAGTTATATAACTAGATATACTATTTTTAAAATGTCTTGTATGTGAGTTATTAAGAGATGTAAAGTGGTAAATTTTTgagggagaaaattcagaatttgacaACCATAATTAATATGGCATGACTCCAGTTGGAAAATTTGTATTAAATTGTTACTAATGTTTTGGTCATGATATGAAGTTTTGTTTCAAACTTTTAAatcaatataaaataatttcattCTAGATAGAACAGATCCAACACTATTGTTGGTTTAGAGTTTTGATTGAATATAACTTTTTTTAAGAGGGGTGCAAACAATATAAGCCAATCGTTATTTCCCTAACCAAATGATGTTAAGTGATTCATAAACTAAAGATGACAGATTTGTAAAGATATAATTAATTAGTTCATACATCATTTCCCTAAATCATTGTCTTTTAGTCatatttcttgatcaatcatttCTCAAGCTACTTCCTTAAGGAAGTCCTCTGACCAAATGATGTTAATTGATCCATAAAACTACCTCACCCCCATAATGACATAGTTAACTAATCCAATCAAAAGAAACAATCTGAAAAGTTATTACTGGAAGGCTTGTTGTCTATGATTAGAGATCCATGTATTTGATATGGTATCTTTATTTGCACatacctttccttttcttcttctttccttcatttcgttcttttctttttctttttgtttctttctttcattcctttctttcttttcttctccctttcattctttctttccttccttccttcctttttcttcttctttcctttaaaACATCCATAAACCTGAATTAATCctcaaaagcaaaagaaaaagaaaaacaaaaaaagaatttaaaaaaatttctaccAATACCAAACCGGTATGCATTTGCATgctgagtgtcggtacggtatggttTAGTACTGTATCATAACAGCCAAGTACCGGTATGGTACATGATACCGACATAACGGACCTTGGGTGCAAATctattgtgcttatgggaggcTTTTAGAACACTTTTGCCATTTCTTCAAAAAATTAATAGTACATACTCTATGTATAGGCTATGCATGTCTCATGGCTGCTAGGCATTAAAATTTGCAAAGCTGTGATCTTGTTAATAATGATGTTGTATAAGAGGGGACACATGGCCATATGTTTCTAAAGTATATGGATGTTTTGGGGCTTGTCATAGGTTTAGACATTTGAGGAACACCAATGAGGTTTTTGAGGGAAAACTGCTGTGATGAGTATTTCATACATGCATTTCTTACTAGTATAGTTTGCAATTTGTTCTTGCTAGCTTGAGAACCGCATGGTTGATTGGGAGGGAAAGTTATGGGAGCTATCCTTTTAGGAACTTGTTTGGAAGGTGAAATATAAGGTGAATCCTTCTCCatttttctcttctctcctttGGCCTGGGCAGAGGGTTAGGAGGACTTGGAAGATTTGGAGCTTGATATGATGTTCAAGTATAGAATCTCATTGGTGACCAGGCTGTGATAGTAGAGGGCAAAATAATGAGAAACAATTGAGTCCACAGCTTTGAGATCTGTCATCTCAAAAGCTATTTTATTaatgcatgaaagaaaaaaaattctaagcTTCTTCAAATTCTGCCACATAAGATAAAGAGGTACAAGAATGTTATCCCCCTTGTGCGCACAAACATCAAAAGATCTGCTATGTAGAAGGAATTGAACTCCTGGCGATCCAAAGACTTGGGTTCTTGGTGATCCAAAACTTTACAGCTTAATTAATTTTGCAACAAGGTTCATCAAGTTGGATATGAAGAAATCTGTTTTAGTTGAATAAAAGTTCTTGAATTTGGTAATGAATCAGATTAAGAGCATCTTACATGTGGTTGATTGACGTATGGCTGTGTTTGGCGTTGCTTCAGGAAACACTTTCATAAAAAGGCTTTTGAAGTGAGAATCACCTTTTCAGATTCTTGGCATTAGATGAACACATAATGTAGAATGACTTTTTTGTGGCCATATGTGAAAGTATCACCACAAACGGCTTTGATCAGGTCTGCAGCTACTTAACCTCAGACTAACCTTTATTGTATTTGGGTTCAATACCTGAGCTTGAAGCCAAgtcatttaattattttaacctACACTTTGGAGTAATGTCGagtcaaattgtatcaaatctAGTTGTTTTTGGAGAGATTCCGATCCATTTTACTAGACCTAAAAGCAAACTAGTTATGGATCAACATTAAGGCTTGGGTCTTGCATCCAAATCAGGGATCTAGATATTGGGTTAAGTTGCCTATGATTATGTTGAGATTATCAAATTTAGGTGGACTTAACAAAAATGCCTTCAATGGAAATGGAGAGAGAATAACAACTTGTCCTTTTGTAGGGTGGACTCGTTACTGAACAAATATGTGCATGTTTTCATAAGCATAAGCTTGAGCTTGGTTTTGCTAGTTTCTCCTAAAATCCATTTCTTAGCTTATGCTTTTATGAAAAGGGAATTCTATTAAGCATTGCAAAACATGCTCTTAGAATCTAGGTATTAAAAGATTTAGTACAAAGTTTGGTTTAGTGTTAGGTCAACATGTGATGAATATGGTTCACATAATTAAACTTTAGTTTGACATGGAGAAAATATGGCATGAAATAGATTATAAAGGCGAGACCAAAAGCAGCTTTCTCCAACCAGTAGTGCTTTTGTTCTTCACATGCACAATTGCTAGTAGATCTCATTACATGCATGCTTTGTGGTGTATTGTGCACCTGATATTTTATACTTTAGAACATTTGCATGTATTAAATTGAATTGCTTTTCTATTGGTATCCATCCTTATTTGGTACTATAGGGGTTAGGTTGCCCACCCCCCAAAGCAAAACAGCTTTTAGAATGCaagtttgagaaaaaaaatgataaacaaaattttcatacaaaTTATTTAATTTGTTAACTAGAGTtactaaatataataaaaatgaaTAGGAAAAATAGCATATAAAACAAAGAAACACTTAAGGAGAGGAATAAGaactgaaaatataaaatagttTATTGTAGTAAATCAAGTAAAATAAAATGTTTTAAGTAGAAAAGGttagaaaataaatgaaaaatataGAACATGAAACAAGTgaaagaagttgacaaaatgTAAAAATATCTCATAAAATGAAATGAGATAGCATAAATTGAAGAGTTcaaaactaaagaaaagaaCAGACAACAAATAGAATAGAGACAAGGAACTCTTGGTGagtatatgtatatacacatGTATGCATGGAGAGAGAGCGAGGGCGGGGGGAGGTGGACGGGGGGATCTACCAAAGTGGGTTGATTGGAGAGAGCCCCAAGGGCAATTAGTTGAAATTTAGATTCTTAAATTTAGGAAGGGGAGATAATTgctaaaaaagaaaggaaaatttattaatttaaaataataaaaattccaaaagtaaataaagaatattttttaaagaaaggaaaattatAGTTTGTACCTGTCAAGTTTGGGCGATTCTTACACTCTCTCatctttaaaaattttcaaagtggCCTTTGAAGTTTCCAAATCATTCCAAAGTAGTCCTCCGGCTTGCCAACTTAGCCAACATCATTAGCCTGCCATttcaaatgactaaaataccctcaAACTTTTCAGACATCTTTGAAAGTCCATTCCGTTTCCACCATGTGATCCACACCTAagacaaaatatttttggttttgtttttttgtaGTCCGTAGTaaatctttcttttgttttggtaCCTGATGGGTGGTGAAACTGAAAATGATGTTAAGTGGCTAACTGCAAACTtgtttttttcctcaaaaacaTGAAGAAGAAAAGGGTTTATGTTGTTCCTTTGTTATCAGCATAGATCCACTACTAATAATCGGAGAGAGCTCCATTTGAATTGTTTTTTGTTTGTGTTATAAGAAATAGCATTCTTTAATTGTTTGATTGTTGTTCAGTTGTTATCTGGTAAATCAGTAGATGGCAGTTGCAACCTTAGTACAATCTCTCATAGGATGATTTATTGCTTGCTTAATATAGAGAAGGTTCTTACAAAATCTTTGTAGaaccttctattttttttgaattgctacatagtGCCTGAAAAATTAGTACTCCCTTAAACTTATAATTGACTATAGGCTTGATTGCATTAGTAAGCAATGGGTATGACTAATACCACCATTCCTTAAAGCATATTTAGAAACAGTTCAACATACTAGAGTTTAAATCTAGTAGGTAAATGAAAACTATGATATGCTTGTATTTATGCTTGTTTTTATTGTTCAAATAAAATGAGCTGACCTGTTGTCTCTGACAAGCTATTTGGCGTAGCGTCTGGCTTTTGACCAGCGATATGGtctgtttatttattttacctTTTCCATTATCTGATACATGTCATGGTTGAAGAAAGATGATCTCTATTACCCTCTATTTAGTTTCCTGTCAATGTTTGGATTCTTTTCTCATGATTGGATGAAGATTACTTACTAGAGGAAGTAAGATACAAATTCTTTTCTCATGATTGAATGAAGATGATTTA contains these protein-coding regions:
- the LOC103713858 gene encoding SUN domain-containing protein 1-like gives rise to the protein MSASTIAAMAANPAASNNASLTLDSNSKPNARRRTVVVVEKKSSADILADGGANGVSEDKITVNGKDLAHTIRGESVLEISKDMPQLKKGLIASSISPRRKKPVPKPMKLKWQTILSILTKNCLLLAALLWLGQTVWRWTDRIGDHTNSPFVALDYEGRISEVEASLKKTAKMLQVQVDLVDGKIGSEIHTMARELKKQLEEKGALLEKELKKLEARTDGLDKSLTEFKGMGLRSREEFDSLWSELKNTGRLDGSDNNVNLDEIRVFARDLVKKEMEKHAADGLGRVDYALASGGARVVRHSEPYGFGKANGWFSVPKGQNVVHANAHKMLEPSFGEPGQCFPLQGSSGFVEIRLRSGIIPEAVTLEHVSKSVAYDRSSAPKDCRVSAWFESPDDEPFSHAKMYLLSEFSYDLDKSNAQTFNVVTADMGVVNMVRLDFASNHGSSALTCIYRFRVHGYEPNPPAAMALQAR